In Chthoniobacterales bacterium, the DNA window GCGACTGCCTGGCCGGTGAGCCATTCGCGTAAACCACTCCACGGTTCTTCGTCTTTCCAATGTTTCGGTTCGGCGATGGACTGGCTGTCGAGCTCGAAAAACAGATCCGGATGCCCGGCTTTCAAGAGATCCGGGGCGAGATTCTGGTGGCAGGCGGCGCAGGCCGTAGCACGGACGTAGAGATTGCGTAAGTCGCGCATCCCGGCGCCGACGCGCGTATTGTAGGTCCAATCGAGGCGGGTGTGCCCGCGCAACCAACCTCCCGCGGCCCCGTGGCAACTCTCACAGGAAACGCCCTCGTCAGGGGGACTGGAGGCGAGCCGGCTCGGCGCGACCGCCTGGAAAGGTGAATGGCAGACGGTGCAACGCGCGCTCGTTTGTGCCGAGGGAAGGCCGAGCCCTTCGGCAATCCGTTCGGAGCGGGAATTGAGCAACACCACATATGCCTTGGTGTGATAGTCCTTCTGGCTCCAGGTAAAGTACTGGCTTCGCTTCGGTCCCGCGCCGCCATGGCAACTCGAGGATTTACAGCCGACCGAGCCGACAAACGTATCCCGGGTCTCGCGGACCTGGCGGGGTTCTTTCGCGGAGCCACGGACGGCAATCCCGAGGAGGAGAAGACAAATCGAGGCGGCTCTCAGCGACACGCCGGGAAGATTAGCACCGGCGTTTCCAGAAATGCAAAGCAATGGAGACGGCACGCCCTCGTGCCGTACCGGCTACAATGGAGACGGCATGCCCACGTGCCGTATGGGTGTCCAGAGTGGCGAGGTATCCGCTCCTCGGCCTGAGGGCAAGCCGGCTCCAAGGTAAATCCGGGTCGAACTTCAGTTCGCCCAGGCTTTCCACTTCTTGCGAAGCGGTTTGACGTAGCGATCGACGTCCACCTTTTTCAGCCGATCCACGCCATCTTTCACGGCATCGGCCGAGTCTTCATACTTCCGGCGCATCGTTTTGAAAAATGGCCAGAGAAACGGCAACGAAAGGATGCTCAGGTCGACATTAGCCAGGGGCGACTTTGCTTCGACCTCCTTTTCCGCCGAGCTGGAGGAATAGCGAATCGCCAGGCCAATCGCGACCCCTACCGCCAGGGCGCCGAGGATGGTCGGAACCGGATTTTCCCGGAGGAAAAACTCGGTGCGCTCCCGAGCGGTGCTGGCCCGCTCCTTGGTTTGTTCCCAGGCGTCGCCCGCCACGGTCGAAACCCTGCTCGCCGCCTGCCGAAACCGGCTTGGGCTTTCCCCGGAAATTGGCTCGTCACTCGACCGCATCGACGCAGCCAGCGGATCGTCCTCCATAAATTCGTCGCCGTTTGGATTGATCATATAAATAAATCGTAATTGATAAGACTCCTGCGCCTCTGAATTCGTTCGTTCTTTTTGGCTGCAATAATATTACCGCCATTCGTGCTTCGGATATTTTCGTTGGAGCTCTTTTTTGATCTTCGGATAGCCTTCCCGCCAAAACGTCTCCAGATCGTCGGTGATTTGAATCGGCCGATGATTTGGCGCCAGAACTTGGATCTTCAGGCTGGTGCGACCCCGTCCAACGGCGAGACCTCGCGGAGTGTCGAACAAATCCTGGATGCGGGCCGCAATAGTCGGAACGCCATCGCCATAGGTGATTTTCGCGGCCCGCCCTTTGGCTAGCTTGATTCGCTCCGGCGCCAGCTCGTCGAGCGTTTGCTGTTGCGAAGCGCTCAACCACGACTTCACCACCGGCCAAACCGGACGCTCCTTGATTTCCTTGTAGCTCAGAGCGCCCTGGCAGATTTGTTCCACGAGAAGGCGCTTTCCGGCTTCGTCGACCTGGGGAAAACCGAGTTCGGGAAACTCTCGGGCGACAAAGTTCACCCGCTCAATCCATTGCTCGACGGCGTTATCCCACTGTTTGAGGGGACACGTTCCCGCCAAAACTTCCCGGGCAAGAATTTGAGCTGTTTCCGGATGGTCTTTCGGGGAAAATTCTTCGCTCCGCAAAACCAAATCGTGAAAAAGCGTCGCCCGTCGACCGGCCACCCGGCGAAGGGCAGGATCGAACTCAACGCGGACCTCTTCGCGAAACGATTCCGGAAACAGATCCCGGAGCCATGGTTCCTCGATGCGTGTGGCCAGGGTGAGAAGGACCTGGCGCTCCTTCTCGCTGCTCTCGATCTCGCGAACTTCGGAGGCCACCAGTAACCGGGCGGCGTGCACCGCGCTTTCGCGGGCCAGGACACCGTGGCGGCCGTGCACGAGCGCGCAACGAAGCGTGCCCGCATCCAGCCGGACCGCGACCTGGTCGGGAAATCCCGCGAGGACGCAACGTTCGATCGATCCCGGCTTGGATTCGCCGGTTTGGGTATTAAGGCCTTCATCCCGCGCGATGGCCAGGAATTGCTCGGTCAACTGCGCGGCCTCCCGGGCTGCGCCGGTATTTATTCCGAGACGCGAGCAACGCTGTGGATCGAACCGGCTGTTTTCGGCGTAGCGAAAAGCGCGCATCAGGAGGAAAAGGTCCGACTGCGCGTCGGCTCCGAGCACATCTTCGCGGTCTTCTCGCGCCTGTTTGCCATCGAGACGGCGGAGAAGAGCCCGCCCCTGGGTGAGGGCCGCGATTAAGGCGACTGCCGGGACGCAGCCGTGATCCTGCGCGGCCAGAAGCATTCGCGCATAGCGGGGATGGAGGGGGAAGGCGAGCATCCGGCGTCCTAGAGGCGTAACGGTTGACGAGGAACGGCCTGCGGGCAGGCCGTCTCCAAGGGCGCCGAGATCGACGAGTAATTGTTCGGCACGAGCGAGCGCGCGCGGATCGGGCGGCTCCAGCCAACGGAAATCACCGATTTCCTCAACGCCGCTGGCTTTCAACGTGAGGACGACTTCCGCGAGATCGAGCCGCTTCACTTCCGATAATTCCTGGGTGGCTCGGTCGAGATGTTCGCGCTCCGTCCACAGCCGGAGGCAATGTCCGGGCGCGGTTCGCCCCGCGCGGCCGGCCCGTTGGTCGGCGGAAGCGCGGCTGATTTTCTCGACGAGCAAAGTGTTGATGCCGCGGCGAGCGTCGAACCGGGCGATCCGGGCGAGGCCGCTATCGATCACGACCTGGATTCCGTCGATCGTGAGCGACGTTTCCGCCACGTTGGTCGAGACGATAGCCCGCCGTTTTTGATAATGGGCGAGGGCGGCGTCCTGCTCTGCCGGCGGCAGTTCCCCGTGAAGCGGCAGCGCGACGAACCGATCGCTCACCCGGGAAGCCCGGATAGCGGAGATGGTCCGGCCAATCTCATATTTTCCGGGCATGAAAACAAGAACATCGCCCGCGGTGTTAGGGGCGAGGCGCTCGAGTTCATCCGCGGCCAGGTCCCAGATCGGATAGCCGTCGCCGTCCACCGGCTTTGGCAGGTATTCGATCTCGACCGGAAAGGCGCGACCGCTCGAACGCAAGACCCGGCACGGCTCCAAATATTTTTCGAGAAGGCCGGCGTCCAGGGTCGCGGACATGACCGCGAGTTTCAGGTCGGGGCGCGAAGTCGCCTGGAGATGCAGGGCGCGAGCGAGGGTGATGTCGCCGTAGAGATGGCGCTCGTGAAATTCGTCGAACAAAATCGCCGAAACGCCGCGGAGCTGCGGATCTTGAATCAGTTGCCGCAGCAGGATTCCCTCCGTGACGAAACGAATCCTCGTGCGGTCGGAAGTAACGTTCTCGAAGCGGATCTGGTAGCCCACCTCGTCTCCGAGGCGGACGTTTCGTTCAGAAGCGACCCGCGCGGCGAGAAGGCGAGTCGCGAGACGGCGCGGCTGGAGAATGACGACCTGACCGGCGCCCAGTAATCCGTGATCGAGGAGAATCTGCGGGACCTGAGTGGATTTGCCCGAGCCGGTCGGGGCCTGGATGATCAGGCGGGAATCGGAGCGGAGAGATTCTACGATCCGTTGCTCTAGCTCAAAAATCGGCAGGTCCTCGCGACGCATGGAAGGGGGAAAACGTCGAACGCCCAACGTCCAACGTCCAATGGCGAACTAGGAGGCGAGAAGCGGCTCGTACGTGCGTTCTATTTCGTAGTTGGAAACGACGAAGGTCACTTCGACGATCGAGGTGTCGATTTGAAGAAAAGTGCGGGTGGTTGCGACGGCGATCATGGCGGCTTCGAGGATCGGGAATCCGTAGACGCCGCAACTGATAGCGGGGAAGGCGATCGTGCGAATGCCGTTGTCGACGGCAACCCGGAGAGAGTTACGGTAACAATTGGCCAGCGTCTCAGGCTCGCCGCGATTTCCGCCAGACCAGACGGGGCCGACGGTGTGAATGACGTGGCGCGCCGGCAGTTTGTAGCCGCGCGTGATCTTCGCTTCGCCCGGCCGGCAGCCGCCGAGAGTTTTGCATTCGGCAAGCAACTCGGGGCCGGCGGCGCGATGAATGGCGCCATCGACTCCGCCGCCGCCCAGGAGGCTCGTGTTCGCCGCGTTCACGATCGCATCTACCGCGAGCGTGGTGATGTCGCCGCGGACGACGGTTATTCGCGGTTCAGCCATCTGGACGTGAGTGGACCAGCGCCATGAAACCTAGAACGGCTTGTGGATGAGCCCGGCGCCACAGGCATCCTTGTAGAACGGACGCGGCAAATCCATCGTGCGCGACCCGCCATTCAGGCAGAGCGTTTCCACCTCCGGATGTGCTTTTCTCCATTCGGTGAAGGCGCGCAGGACGCCGCCCGCTTTCGTTACGTCGAAGTCCACTGCGAACTGGCTCACATCGTGGAGAACAAGAAGGCCGCCCGGCTCCAGGACCGGATACCAAAGATTGAGTTCATCCAGGGTCGCCTGATATTCGTGAGAGCTGTCGAGGAGGATTAACTCGGGGTGGCCTCCCAGGAATTCCCGGGCGGCGACCGGAGATTGAGGATCAAGCGAATTCCGCTCGACGATCTCAACGAACTCCTCCAGGCCGGCGCGTTTGATCCAGCCGCGCGCCGTTTCGCACATGGCCGGATCGAGATCGAGACTGTAAAGACCGCGCCGTGCGTTCATCCGGCGGAGCATCCAACCAAGCAGAAGAGTGGAATAGCCGGCGTGCGTGCCGAGCTGAACGATGCGGCTGGCCCGGTTTCCCATTACGAACCCTTGGAGCAACGCAATCAGCGGCACCACGCATTCGCCGATCTGGCCCGTTCTATCGGTTTCA includes these proteins:
- a CDS encoding multiheme c-type cytochrome, with the protein product MSLRAASICLLLLGIAVRGSAKEPRQVRETRDTFVGSVGCKSSSCHGGAGPKRSQYFTWSQKDYHTKAYVVLLNSRSERIAEGLGLPSAQTSARCTVCHSPFQAVAPSRLASSPPDEGVSCESCHGAAGGWLRGHTRLDWTYNTRVGAGMRDLRNLYVRATACAACHQNLAPDLLKAGHPDLFFELDSQSIAEPKHWKDEEPWSGLREWLTGQAVALREMSWALASDPPDEASTARWNGLAWLCATTTSAASLSSPISQPSGGPSGSDFGRMQSEADALARRASVSNWSDSSARSLLFALASLDAEFTAKGVANQVLGQRAKRLVLALDRLTYALNKNAGFHPKIESELNQLFQDVKSLDAFEAGSFVTHLQAFRAALEKSG
- the hrpB gene encoding ATP-dependent helicase HrpB, whose protein sequence is MRREDLPIFELEQRIVESLRSDSRLIIQAPTGSGKSTQVPQILLDHGLLGAGQVVILQPRRLATRLLAARVASERNVRLGDEVGYQIRFENVTSDRTRIRFVTEGILLRQLIQDPQLRGVSAILFDEFHERHLYGDITLARALHLQATSRPDLKLAVMSATLDAGLLEKYLEPCRVLRSSGRAFPVEIEYLPKPVDGDGYPIWDLAADELERLAPNTAGDVLVFMPGKYEIGRTISAIRASRVSDRFVALPLHGELPPAEQDAALAHYQKRRAIVSTNVAETSLTIDGIQVVIDSGLARIARFDARRGINTLLVEKISRASADQRAGRAGRTAPGHCLRLWTEREHLDRATQELSEVKRLDLAEVVLTLKASGVEEIGDFRWLEPPDPRALARAEQLLVDLGALGDGLPAGRSSSTVTPLGRRMLAFPLHPRYARMLLAAQDHGCVPAVALIAALTQGRALLRRLDGKQAREDREDVLGADAQSDLFLLMRAFRYAENSRFDPQRCSRLGINTGAAREAAQLTEQFLAIARDEGLNTQTGESKPGSIERCVLAGFPDQVAVRLDAGTLRCALVHGRHGVLARESAVHAARLLVASEVREIESSEKERQVLLTLATRIEEPWLRDLFPESFREEVRVEFDPALRRVAGRRATLFHDLVLRSEEFSPKDHPETAQILAREVLAGTCPLKQWDNAVEQWIERVNFVAREFPELGFPQVDEAGKRLLVEQICQGALSYKEIKERPVWPVVKSWLSASQQQTLDELAPERIKLAKGRAAKITYGDGVPTIAARIQDLFDTPRGLAVGRGRTSLKIQVLAPNHRPIQITDDLETFWREGYPKIKKELQRKYPKHEWR
- a CDS encoding O-acetyl-ADP-ribose deacetylase, producing MAEPRITVVRGDITTLAVDAIVNAANTSLLGGGGVDGAIHRAAGPELLAECKTLGGCRPGEAKITRGYKLPARHVIHTVGPVWSGGNRGEPETLANCYRNSLRVAVDNGIRTIAFPAISCGVYGFPILEAAMIAVATTRTFLQIDTSIVEVTFVVSNYEIERTYEPLLAS
- a CDS encoding class I SAM-dependent methyltransferase, yielding MANRPPRAVTPDNSFRSRAWKDNPHPRYWWHRLPGMDFVPPVYSDLSEAEWEVLQAWYDETDRTGQIGECVVPLIALLQGFVMGNRASRIVQLGTHAGYSTLLLGWMLRRMNARRGLYSLDLDPAMCETARGWIKRAGLEEFVEIVERNSLDPQSPVAAREFLGGHPELILLDSSHEYQATLDELNLWYPVLEPGGLLVLHDVSQFAVDFDVTKAGGVLRAFTEWRKAHPEVETLCLNGGSRTMDLPRPFYKDACGAGLIHKPF